One genomic segment of Natrononativus amylolyticus includes these proteins:
- a CDS encoding triphosphoribosyl-dephospho-CoA synthase, which produces MRTPDQNAELALLLEVAGTPKPGNVDRHRDLPDLRFEHFLAGAVGARPGLQSAASGAAVGPAFERAVAGMADQGGGNTQFGALLLLVPLVRAASEDLAQPILESVLEGTTVADAAAFYRAFEHVDVFVSEPPEDLEALDVHRGSEAVPTLEERGLTLLDVMDRSVPGDDVAREWVTGFERSFTAAERLAAGEGPLTARAAATFLSLLAERPDTLVVKRHGEAVAREVTDRAAELHEEGALTADSDRVESFADELVDRGVNPGTTADLVAAGLFVALEREAVEL; this is translated from the coding sequence ATGCGAACGCCCGACCAGAACGCGGAACTCGCGCTCCTGCTCGAGGTCGCCGGCACCCCGAAGCCGGGGAACGTCGACCGCCACCGCGACCTGCCGGATCTCCGATTCGAGCACTTCCTCGCGGGCGCGGTGGGCGCGCGACCGGGTCTCCAGTCGGCCGCCAGCGGCGCCGCCGTCGGTCCCGCCTTCGAGCGGGCCGTCGCGGGGATGGCCGACCAGGGCGGCGGCAACACCCAGTTCGGCGCGCTCCTGTTGCTCGTCCCGCTCGTCCGCGCGGCGAGCGAGGACCTCGCCCAGCCGATCCTCGAGTCGGTGCTCGAGGGGACGACCGTCGCCGACGCAGCGGCCTTCTACCGCGCGTTCGAGCACGTCGACGTCTTCGTGAGCGAACCGCCCGAGGACCTCGAGGCGCTCGACGTTCATCGGGGGAGCGAGGCGGTTCCGACCCTCGAGGAGCGCGGCCTCACCTTGCTCGACGTGATGGATCGATCGGTCCCGGGGGACGACGTGGCCCGCGAGTGGGTCACCGGCTTCGAGCGGTCGTTCACGGCGGCCGAGCGACTCGCCGCCGGGGAGGGGCCGCTGACGGCTCGCGCCGCCGCAACCTTCCTCTCGTTGCTCGCAGAGCGTCCGGACACGCTGGTCGTCAAGCGCCACGGCGAGGCGGTCGCCCGCGAGGTGACCGACCGCGCCGCGGAACTCCACGAGGAGGGAGCGCTGACCGCCGACAGCGATCGGGTCGAATCGTTCGCCGACGAACTCGTCGACCGCGGCGTCAACCCCGGAACGACGGCCGATCTCGTCGCAGCCGGACTGTTCGTCGCCCTCGAGCGCGAGGCGGTCGAGCTATGA
- a CDS encoding DUF447 domain-containing protein, which yields MTGSGDPTEGDADGGGSIEAADEAADWPVAVDRVTESIVTTLGPNGLWNAAALGLFPGEPVTARTWGNTRTRRNFRRRGEGYVQFSSDPVDFVDAALSVTEFEEPVLDSADGWARVRATRIDSGTDGGTRWEAWTVEPLEASVERETVPTINRGFGAVIEATVAASRLGVTGYDRDVLRGRLGHCASVVDRTGGPREREALSRVRRYSEWEPDAVGEYEWL from the coding sequence ATGACCGGCAGCGGCGATCCGACCGAAGGGGACGCTGACGGTGGCGGGTCAATCGAAGCGGCCGACGAAGCCGCGGACTGGCCGGTCGCAGTGGACAGAGTCACCGAATCGATCGTCACCACGCTCGGTCCGAACGGGCTGTGGAACGCCGCCGCACTCGGACTGTTCCCCGGCGAGCCGGTCACTGCCCGAACCTGGGGGAACACCCGAACCCGCCGGAACTTCCGCCGGCGAGGCGAGGGGTACGTCCAGTTCTCGAGCGACCCCGTCGATTTCGTCGACGCCGCCCTCTCGGTTACCGAGTTCGAGGAGCCCGTACTCGACTCCGCGGACGGGTGGGCCCGCGTCCGCGCGACGCGGATCGATTCCGGAACCGATGGCGGAACGCGATGGGAAGCCTGGACGGTCGAGCCGCTCGAGGCGAGCGTCGAGCGGGAGACGGTGCCGACGATCAACCGTGGCTTCGGCGCCGTAATCGAGGCGACCGTCGCGGCCTCGCGCCTCGGCGTGACGGGCTACGACCGGGACGTTCTCCGCGGGCGCCTCGGTCACTGCGCCTCGGTCGTCGATCGAACGGGGGGGCCGCGCGAGCGGGAGGCGCTCTCGCGGGTGCGTCGGTACTCGGAGTGGGAGCCGGACGCCGTGGGCGAGTACGAGTGGCTGTAG
- a CDS encoding sodium:proton antiporter, which produces MSIHVELDLIALVAAVVGLGVTAQFLAAKYRVPSVLFLIVAGIAVGPEGIGLITPDTYGDALSTIVGVSVAIIVFEGAFRLEYDAVRGATKAVGRLVTVGAAMAFVGTAVTVRLLLGADWEIALLVGALLVATGPTVVTPILSVVSVREEVATTLETEGIVNDVTAAILAIVLFKGMTARELSPEGYLLLFGERLGTGILVGLVIAGAVWLLLTRVGLSADAAPQVARLLVLAGAVVAFATADSVFSEAGIAAAATAGFVLGNLELPHQESIGQFKRDVTVLVLSFVFITLAALLEFAELAALGVAGLAVVAVLMLALRPLLVFVSTVGCGFTTRERLFVSAIGPRGIIPASVATLFAIRLRTDAPPSDPAGADVLLGTVFLAILVTVVLEAGFARQIASALGVSESDRVTETDPTHDA; this is translated from the coding sequence GTGTCGATTCACGTCGAACTCGACCTCATCGCGCTGGTCGCGGCCGTCGTCGGTCTGGGCGTCACGGCCCAGTTCCTCGCCGCGAAGTACCGCGTCCCGAGCGTGCTGTTTCTCATCGTCGCGGGCATCGCCGTCGGCCCCGAGGGCATCGGTCTCATCACGCCTGACACTTACGGGGACGCCCTCTCGACCATCGTCGGCGTCAGCGTCGCGATCATCGTCTTCGAGGGCGCGTTCCGCCTCGAGTACGACGCCGTTCGCGGTGCCACGAAGGCGGTCGGTCGACTGGTCACGGTCGGCGCGGCGATGGCGTTCGTCGGGACCGCGGTGACGGTCCGACTCCTCCTGGGGGCGGACTGGGAGATCGCGCTCCTCGTCGGCGCGCTGCTGGTCGCGACCGGGCCGACGGTGGTCACGCCGATCCTCTCGGTGGTCTCCGTCCGCGAGGAGGTCGCGACGACCCTCGAGACCGAGGGGATCGTCAACGACGTCACCGCCGCGATCCTCGCGATCGTCCTCTTCAAGGGGATGACGGCCCGCGAGCTGTCGCCCGAGGGGTACCTCCTCCTGTTCGGCGAACGCCTCGGAACGGGGATCCTCGTGGGCCTGGTGATCGCGGGCGCCGTCTGGCTCCTCCTCACGCGGGTCGGCCTCTCCGCGGACGCGGCACCGCAGGTGGCCCGGTTGCTCGTCCTGGCCGGCGCGGTCGTCGCGTTCGCGACGGCCGACTCGGTGTTCTCGGAGGCCGGTATCGCCGCCGCGGCGACCGCGGGGTTCGTCCTGGGGAACCTCGAGTTGCCCCACCAGGAGAGCATCGGGCAGTTCAAACGGGACGTGACGGTGCTCGTCCTCTCGTTCGTCTTCATCACGCTCGCGGCGCTGCTCGAGTTCGCCGAACTCGCGGCCCTCGGGGTGGCCGGACTCGCCGTGGTCGCCGTCTTGATGCTCGCGCTCCGTCCGCTGCTCGTCTTCGTCTCGACGGTCGGCTGCGGATTCACGACCCGCGAGCGCCTGTTCGTCAGCGCGATCGGTCCGCGGGGGATCATCCCCGCCTCGGTGGCGACCCTGTTCGCGATTCGGCTGCGGACGGACGCGCCCCCCTCGGACCCCGCGGGTGCGGACGTCCTGCTCGGGACGGTGTTCCTCGCCATCCTCGTGACGGTCGTCCTCGAGGCGGGGTTCGCGAGGCAGATCGCGTCCGCGCTCGGGGTGTCGGAGTCGGACCGCGTCACCGAGACGGACCCGACCCACGACGCGTAA
- a CDS encoding 30S ribosomal protein S17e: MAIKPAYVKKTGNLLLERYPDAFTTDFEQNKDSVAKLTNIESKGVRNRVAGYVTRKKGAQVPA, encoded by the coding sequence ATGGCAATCAAACCGGCCTACGTCAAAAAGACCGGGAACCTCCTCCTGGAGCGGTACCCGGACGCGTTCACGACCGACTTCGAACAGAACAAAGACAGCGTCGCGAAGCTCACCAACATCGAATCGAAGGGCGTGCGCAACCGCGTCGCGGGGTACGTCACCCGCAAGAAGGGCGCGCAGGTCCCCGCCTGA
- the asd gene encoding aspartate-semialdehyde dehydrogenase: protein MAVRVGVLGATGAVGQRLIELLDPHPDFEIAALTASEDSAGEPYRTAAKWRLNTPIPDDVATMTVGATEPGSIPDDVDLLFSSLPSSVGARVEPDFCEAGYVVSSNSSNARMAADVPLVIPEVNADHLDLLEVQRDERGWDGALVKNPNCSTITFVPTLAALAEAGYRLERVHVATLQAVSGAGYDGVSSMEIIDNAIPHIGSEEEKLETESRRLLGEFDGAEIRENEVEVAASCNRIPTIDGHLENVWVEAADDLSPEDAAAAMREYPSLDLRSSPDPLIRVFDDPDRPQPRLDRTLGDGMAISAGGLRESTFGLQYNCLAHNTVRGAAGASVLNGELLLENGYL, encoded by the coding sequence ATGGCAGTACGAGTTGGCGTTCTCGGCGCGACCGGCGCCGTCGGACAGCGACTGATCGAACTCCTCGACCCCCACCCCGACTTCGAGATCGCGGCCCTGACCGCGAGCGAGGACAGCGCGGGCGAACCGTACCGCACCGCGGCGAAGTGGCGCCTGAACACCCCGATCCCGGACGACGTGGCGACGATGACCGTCGGCGCCACCGAACCGGGGTCGATCCCCGATGACGTGGACCTGCTGTTCTCCTCGCTCCCCTCGAGCGTCGGCGCGCGGGTCGAACCGGACTTCTGCGAAGCGGGCTACGTCGTCTCCTCGAACTCCTCGAACGCGCGGATGGCCGCCGACGTCCCGCTCGTGATCCCCGAGGTCAACGCCGACCACCTCGACCTCCTCGAGGTCCAGCGCGACGAGCGCGGGTGGGACGGCGCCCTCGTGAAGAATCCGAACTGCTCGACGATCACGTTCGTTCCCACGCTCGCCGCCCTCGCCGAGGCCGGATACCGGCTCGAGCGGGTCCACGTCGCCACCCTGCAGGCGGTGTCGGGAGCGGGCTACGACGGCGTCAGTTCGATGGAGATCATCGACAACGCCATCCCCCACATTGGCAGCGAGGAGGAGAAACTCGAGACCGAATCTCGACGGCTCCTCGGCGAGTTCGACGGCGCCGAGATCCGCGAGAACGAGGTCGAGGTGGCGGCCTCCTGTAACCGGATCCCGACGATCGACGGCCACCTCGAGAACGTCTGGGTCGAAGCCGCAGACGACCTCTCGCCCGAAGACGCCGCCGCCGCGATGCGGGAGTACCCCTCCCTGGACCTTCGCTCGTCGCCCGACCCCTTGATTCGCGTCTTCGACGACCCCGACCGCCCGCAGCCGCGGCTGGACCGCACGCTGGGCGACGGGATGGCGATCTCCGCCGGCGGCCTCCGGGAGTCGACGTTCGGCCTCCAGTACAACTGTCTCGCCCACAACACGGTTCGGGGAGCCGCCGGGGCGAGCGTCCTGAACGGGGAGCTGTTGCTCGAGAACGGCTACCTCTAG
- a CDS encoding N,N-dimethylformamidase beta subunit family domain-containing protein: protein MSDDPSRDDEASERPADQRDGVHRRRFAGFVGSLPAFGGVWRHLEGRVGIDRVTSGAPNATADRDDGENAIVEENRRSGNRGWEPRRLGDDIDVPNDHPVLAYTTAVSIEPGEPLEVCVHAEEPYDLEVYRLGWYGGEGGRLVAANSSDERRQPAFDVDEEYRMVRCDWTVTDEISATDDWVTGLYYARVESDAGAYAHPFVVRNPAPAAEIAVQLPVATQQAYNGWGDWSLYGHVTRPRGNIGTAVSHDRPYRIPFSRHLNYATHLLRWLEREGYDVEYCCDLDVHREPERLREYALAISAGHDEYWSVPQYDAFMDAREAGVDLAFLGANIAFWRIGYEDDGRYFVCEKDEDEDLFRNVGRPEAALKGMASFGYAEGEFPDLRVDRDGLEHPWFDDTGFREDTTPVEGVVGHEWSWVQADEEPDDYVRFFYFEGEEGREPELGGIQPCDVIAFEAESVATAFHCGTLAWTWRLDPDSSWDPQNPRRPMGRGEPGSALLEPDPRLQAFQANALEGLLDSEASLVDD, encoded by the coding sequence ATGAGCGATGATCCCTCTCGAGACGACGAGGCGTCGGAACGACCGGCGGACCAGCGCGACGGCGTCCACCGGCGACGCTTCGCCGGGTTCGTCGGCTCACTGCCCGCGTTCGGTGGCGTGTGGCGACACCTCGAGGGGAGAGTCGGTATCGACCGCGTCACCTCCGGGGCGCCGAACGCGACCGCAGACCGCGACGACGGCGAGAACGCGATCGTCGAGGAGAACCGCCGATCCGGGAATCGAGGGTGGGAGCCGCGGCGGCTGGGAGACGATATCGACGTCCCGAACGACCACCCGGTGCTGGCGTACACGACGGCGGTCTCCATCGAACCCGGAGAGCCCCTCGAGGTCTGCGTCCACGCCGAGGAGCCGTACGACCTCGAGGTGTACCGGCTGGGCTGGTACGGCGGGGAGGGCGGTCGGCTGGTGGCGGCGAACTCGAGCGACGAACGGCGACAGCCGGCGTTCGACGTCGACGAGGAGTACCGAATGGTGCGGTGTGACTGGACGGTGACGGACGAAATCTCGGCGACCGACGACTGGGTGACCGGACTCTACTACGCCCGGGTCGAGAGCGATGCGGGCGCCTACGCCCACCCGTTCGTGGTTCGAAATCCGGCTCCCGCAGCCGAGATCGCGGTACAGCTTCCCGTTGCGACCCAGCAGGCGTACAACGGCTGGGGGGACTGGTCGCTGTACGGCCACGTCACCCGCCCCCGCGGCAACATCGGGACCGCCGTCTCCCACGACCGCCCGTATCGGATTCCGTTCTCCCGCCACCTGAACTACGCGACGCACCTCCTCAGGTGGCTCGAGCGCGAGGGCTACGACGTCGAGTACTGCTGCGATCTGGACGTCCACCGCGAGCCCGAACGGCTCCGCGAGTACGCCCTCGCGATCAGCGCGGGCCACGACGAGTACTGGTCCGTCCCCCAGTACGACGCGTTCATGGACGCCCGCGAGGCTGGCGTCGATCTCGCCTTTCTGGGCGCTAACATCGCGTTCTGGCGCATCGGATACGAGGACGACGGGCGCTACTTCGTCTGCGAGAAGGACGAAGACGAGGACCTGTTCCGGAACGTCGGACGACCCGAAGCCGCGTTGAAGGGGATGGCGAGTTTCGGCTACGCCGAGGGGGAGTTCCCCGACCTGCGCGTCGACCGGGACGGCCTCGAGCACCCCTGGTTCGACGACACCGGCTTCAGGGAGGATACGACGCCGGTCGAGGGCGTCGTCGGCCACGAGTGGTCGTGGGTCCAGGCCGACGAGGAGCCCGACGACTACGTCCGGTTCTTCTACTTCGAGGGCGAGGAGGGGAGAGAGCCGGAACTGGGCGGTATCCAGCCCTGCGACGTGATCGCCTTCGAGGCCGAGTCCGTGGCGACGGCGTTTCACTGCGGAACCCTCGCCTGGACCTGGCGGCTGGATCCCGACTCGAGCTGGGACCCCCAGAACCCGCGACGGCCGATGGGGCGCGGGGAGCCGGGTTCGGCGCTACTCGAGCCCGACCCGCGGCTCCAAGCGTTCCAAGCGAACGCACTCGAGGGACTCCTCGACAGCGAGGCGTCGCTCGTCGACGACTAG
- a CDS encoding 30S ribosomal protein S15 encodes MARMHTRRRGTSGSDRPAADEPPEWSDVDPEKVEERVVELAEQGYDPSQIGIKLRDEGVTGTPVPDVSLATGKKVTQILEENDAKPELPEDLWNLMERAVRLREHVQENGQDYQNKRALQNTESKVRRLVNYYRGNELDPEFTYSYDVAKQLLEE; translated from the coding sequence ATGGCACGAATGCACACCCGCCGCCGCGGAACGTCCGGTTCGGACAGACCGGCGGCAGACGAACCACCGGAGTGGAGCGACGTCGACCCCGAGAAGGTAGAAGAACGGGTCGTCGAACTGGCAGAGCAGGGCTACGACCCGAGTCAGATCGGGATCAAACTGCGCGACGAGGGCGTGACGGGAACGCCCGTTCCCGACGTCTCTCTGGCGACCGGGAAGAAGGTCACCCAGATTCTCGAGGAGAACGACGCCAAGCCGGAGCTCCCAGAGGACCTCTGGAACCTGATGGAGCGCGCGGTCCGCCTTCGCGAGCACGTCCAGGAGAACGGCCAGGACTACCAGAACAAGCGCGCCTTACAGAACACCGAGTCGAAGGTGCGCCGCCTGGTGAACTACTACCGCGGCAACGAACTCGACCCCGAGTTCACCTACTCCTACGACGTCGCAAAGCAGCTGCTCGAGGAGTAA
- a CDS encoding exonuclease has translation MPAPTHAADDLAATLESAGFVRLVTRADADALAAGGILAGALTERETPFQFSVGRTVRERTARVADGGADEVTLAIGSTDADVPELESDDRPAALAACALATELEVAPDPVLALAGAVAAGVEPGAGETEWLLERARETGRLERRPGVAVPTADPVDGLAHSTRCRAPWSGSPEATREALSTVALDDELDDDAHRTVGSLVALDVVGAEDATERAAVSVGRFLRPYAAPESAFETVGGYADVLAATAQLDPGTGVALAMGHDARESALDVWRAHGRESHEALSTAATRRYDGLFVVDVDGGPVETVARLAAAFRSPEPLALAVGDGEAAVASSEPRSLATQFEAIARALADARAGDGAAGVEYDAGRRRGYLQYGSEVDETTLVDTVREHL, from the coding sequence ATGCCCGCACCGACCCACGCTGCCGACGACCTCGCCGCGACCCTCGAGAGCGCCGGCTTCGTTCGGCTCGTGACGCGGGCGGACGCGGACGCGCTGGCGGCGGGCGGCATCCTCGCCGGCGCGCTCACTGAGCGTGAGACGCCGTTCCAGTTCAGCGTCGGCCGGACGGTCCGCGAACGGACCGCTCGCGTCGCCGACGGCGGCGCCGACGAGGTGACGCTCGCGATCGGTTCGACCGACGCCGACGTTCCGGAACTCGAGTCGGACGACCGCCCCGCCGCGCTCGCGGCGTGTGCGCTCGCGACCGAACTCGAGGTCGCGCCGGACCCGGTGCTCGCACTGGCCGGCGCGGTCGCCGCCGGCGTCGAACCCGGCGCGGGGGAGACCGAGTGGCTCCTCGAGCGCGCCCGCGAGACGGGTCGTCTCGAGCGACGCCCCGGCGTCGCCGTGCCGACGGCGGACCCGGTCGACGGCCTCGCACACTCGACGCGGTGTCGCGCGCCGTGGTCGGGCTCGCCGGAGGCGACCCGGGAGGCGCTCTCGACGGTGGCTCTCGACGACGAACTCGACGACGACGCACACCGCACCGTCGGCTCGCTCGTCGCCCTCGACGTCGTCGGGGCCGAGGACGCGACCGAACGGGCGGCGGTGTCGGTCGGTCGGTTCCTCCGGCCGTACGCGGCGCCGGAGAGCGCGTTCGAGACCGTCGGCGGCTACGCCGACGTTCTCGCCGCGACCGCACAACTCGATCCCGGAACCGGCGTCGCACTGGCGATGGGCCACGACGCCCGCGAGTCCGCGCTCGACGTCTGGCGAGCCCACGGCAGAGAGAGCCACGAGGCGCTGTCGACGGCGGCGACCCGCCGGTACGACGGCCTGTTCGTCGTCGACGTCGACGGAGGACCGGTCGAAACCGTGGCGCGACTCGCCGCGGCGTTCCGATCGCCCGAGCCGCTCGCACTCGCGGTCGGCGATGGCGAGGCGGCCGTCGCCTCGTCCGAGCCCCGGTCGCTCGCGACGCAGTTCGAGGCGATCGCTCGAGCGCTCGCCGACGCGCGAGCGGGCGACGGGGCGGCCGGCGTCGAGTACGACGCTGGCCGCCGGCGTGGCTACCTGCAATACGGGTCGGAAGTGGACGAAACGACGCTCGTCGACACCGTGAGGGAGCACCTATGA
- a CDS encoding KEOPS complex subunit Pcc1 encodes MMRRATIRTTHADPATVAAATEPDNTDEMTTAVDADEDAVVTRIERETTGGLHSTVDDYVVNLEVAAEVVQQTTNTPDADARDGADTCASTSQERESAGVEASTTDQPNNE; translated from the coding sequence ATGATGCGGCGCGCGACGATCCGGACGACGCACGCCGATCCCGCGACGGTCGCGGCGGCGACCGAGCCGGACAACACCGACGAGATGACGACGGCGGTTGACGCCGACGAAGACGCGGTCGTGACGCGGATCGAACGCGAGACGACCGGCGGGCTCCACTCGACGGTCGACGACTACGTGGTGAACCTCGAGGTCGCAGCGGAAGTGGTACAGCAGACGACCAACACACCGGACGCAGACGCCCGCGACGGCGCGGACACGTGCGCGAGCACGAGTCAGGAACGCGAGAGCGCGGGTGTCGAGGCGTCCACGACAGATCAACCCAACAATGAGTGA
- a CDS encoding 30S ribosomal protein S3ae, with amino-acid sequence MSERSVSRAKQEKRWYTVLAPEQFDRQELGETPADEPEKVYDRTIETTLGELTNNASENNTKLTFKVTDVGSDAAYTEFTEHSLTRDYLRSLVRRGASKIEAYVTVLTTDDYRVQIQPVAFTTKKADASQEKAIRETMVRMIEEAAEDRTFEELIDGVVEGRLSSAIYGEAKTIYPLRRVEIQKTTLEAHPDEVAEEEATSVDVDEADVATDD; translated from the coding sequence ATGAGTGAACGATCAGTTTCACGTGCGAAACAGGAGAAGCGGTGGTACACCGTGCTCGCGCCGGAGCAGTTCGACCGGCAGGAGCTCGGCGAGACCCCCGCTGACGAACCGGAGAAAGTCTACGATCGGACGATCGAGACCACGCTCGGCGAACTCACGAACAACGCCAGCGAGAACAACACGAAGCTCACCTTCAAGGTGACCGACGTCGGCAGCGACGCCGCGTACACGGAGTTCACGGAACACTCCCTGACCCGTGACTACCTGCGCTCGCTCGTCCGCCGCGGCGCCTCGAAGATCGAGGCGTACGTCACCGTCCTCACGACGGACGACTACCGCGTCCAGATCCAGCCCGTCGCCTTCACCACGAAGAAGGCCGACGCGAGCCAGGAGAAGGCCATCCGCGAGACGATGGTCCGGATGATCGAGGAGGCCGCCGAGGACCGCACCTTCGAGGAGCTCATCGACGGCGTCGTCGAGGGACGACTCTCCTCGGCGATCTACGGCGAGGCCAAGACGATCTACCCGCTTCGCCGCGTCGAGATACAGAAGACGACCCTCGAGGCTCACCCCGACGAAGTCGCCGAAGAAGAGGCGACCTCCGTCGACGTCGACGAAGCCGACGTCGCGACCGACGACTGA
- a CDS encoding cupredoxin domain-containing protein codes for MNRRVYLAAAGSAVCTGLAGCLVVGDATDQLFGGAEYDIGMSRNEFLPDEYEASVGETVVWKNTSEADHTVTALERSLPEGADYFATGDFEDEETAIDAWYEHRGGRLGTRETYEHTFEVPGSYDYICEPHVRGGMVGRVVVTE; via the coding sequence ATGAACCGGCGCGTCTACCTCGCGGCTGCCGGAAGCGCCGTCTGTACGGGACTCGCGGGCTGTCTCGTCGTCGGCGACGCCACCGACCAGCTCTTCGGCGGTGCGGAGTACGACATCGGGATGAGCCGCAACGAGTTCCTCCCCGACGAGTACGAGGCGTCGGTCGGCGAGACCGTCGTCTGGAAGAACACGAGCGAGGCCGACCACACGGTGACCGCTCTCGAGCGATCGCTTCCGGAGGGTGCCGACTACTTCGCGACCGGTGACTTCGAGGACGAGGAGACGGCGATCGACGCCTGGTACGAGCACCGCGGCGGGCGCCTCGGTACGCGAGAGACGTACGAACACACCTTCGAGGTTCCCGGAAGCTACGACTACATCTGCGAGCCACACGTCAGGGGCGGGATGGTCGGTCGGGTCGTCGTCACGGAGTGA
- a CDS encoding protein sorting system archaetidylserine synthase (This PssA-like phosphatidyltransferase, along with a PssD-like decarboxylase, is required in Haloarchaea for the archaeosortase ArtA to replace the PGF-CTERM sorting signal with a C-terminal lipid anchor.), translated as MLPRFVGRLGVADAVTIANAALGFVAVVVAFVDIDIAARLILLAAVADGLDGILARRYGGTPAGPYLDSLADVASFAIAPAVLAFVVVSEGLGVSLETVTLELGVVVAVCALFVAMAVARLGMYTAYDTADDYTEGIQTTLAATIIGATILAGDPVSSPWLVLAVTGAFCYLMVSRIRYPDLLARDALIMGVVHVLAILIPSFAGRTFPYALLTLGIAYMTLSPWFYWREPAEPVEADVYGNA; from the coding sequence ATGCTTCCCCGGTTCGTGGGGCGCCTCGGCGTCGCCGACGCGGTGACGATCGCCAACGCCGCCCTCGGGTTCGTCGCCGTCGTCGTCGCCTTCGTCGACATCGACATCGCGGCGCGGCTCATCCTGCTCGCGGCGGTCGCCGACGGGCTCGACGGGATCCTCGCCCGCCGGTACGGCGGCACCCCCGCCGGGCCGTACCTCGACTCGCTCGCCGACGTCGCCTCCTTCGCCATCGCGCCCGCGGTGCTCGCGTTCGTCGTCGTCTCCGAGGGGCTCGGGGTGAGCCTCGAGACGGTGACCCTCGAACTCGGGGTCGTGGTCGCGGTCTGTGCGCTGTTCGTCGCGATGGCGGTCGCTCGGCTCGGCATGTACACCGCCTACGACACGGCCGACGACTACACGGAGGGGATTCAGACGACGCTCGCGGCGACGATCATCGGCGCGACGATCCTCGCGGGCGACCCCGTCTCGAGCCCGTGGCTCGTCCTCGCCGTCACGGGCGCGTTCTGTTACCTGATGGTGTCGAGGATCCGATACCCCGACCTGCTCGCCCGCGACGCGCTCATCATGGGCGTCGTTCACGTTCTCGCGATACTCATCCCGTCATTCGCCGGGCGGACGTTCCCGTACGCGCTGTTGACCCTCGGAATCGCGTACATGACGCTGAGCCCCTGGTTCTACTGGCGAGAGCCCGCCGAGCCGGTCGAGGCCGACGTGTATGGAAACGCTTAG